DNA sequence from the Cronobacter turicensis z3032 genome:
TGTTCTCTTCCGGAGTTTCTACTTCAACCTTCATGATCGGCTCAAGCAGAACTGGTTTTGCTTTCTTAAAGCCTTCTTTAAAGGCGATAGAAGCAGCCAGTTTAAACGCCAGTTCAGAGGAGTCAACGTCGTGGTAAGAACCGAAGTGCAGACGAACACCCATGTCAACAACCGGGTAACCAGCCAGCGGACCAGACTTCAGCTGCTCCTGGATGCCTTTATCAACGGCAGGGATGTATTCGCCAGGAATCACACCACCTTTGATGTCGTTGATGAACTCGTAGCCTTTCGGGTTTGAGCCCGGCTCCAGCGGGTACATGTCGATAACAACATGACCGTACTGACCGCGACCACCAGACTGCTTGGCGTGTTTACCTTCAACATCGGTAACTTTCGCGCGAATGGCTTCGCGGTAAGCAACCTGAGGTTTACCAACGTTAGCTTCAACGTTGAATTCACGTTTCATACGGTCAACGATGATGTCGAGGTGCAGCTCACCCATACCAGCGATGATGGTCTGGTTAGATTCTTCGTCAGTCCATACGCGGAAAGACGGGTCTTCTTTAGCCAGACGGCCCAGAGCCAGACCCATTTTTTCCTGGTCAGCTTTGGTTTTCGGTTCAACCGCGATAGAGATTACCGGCTCAGGGAACTCCATGCGCTCCAGAATGATCGGGTGATCCGGGTTACACAGAGTGTCACCGGTGGTCACGTCTTTCAGACCGATAGCAGCCGCGATGTCGCCTGCGCGAACTTCTTTGATCTCTTCACGTTTGTTAGCGTGCATCTGTACGATACGACCGAAACGCTCACGTGCGGATTTCACGGAGTTCAGGATGGTGTCGCCAGAGTTAACCACGCCAGAGTACACGCGGAAGAACGTCAGGTTACCAACGAACGGGTCGGTAGCGATTTTGAACGCCAGTGCAGAGAACGGCTCTTCATCGCTAGCGTGACGCTCAGCCGGAGTATCTTTACCGTCGTCCAGGATACCGTTGATCGCAGGTACGTCAACCGGGGATGGCAGGTAATCAATTACCGCATCCAGCATCGCCTGTACGCCTTTGTTTTTGAACGCAGAGCCGCAGGTTACCAGGATGATTTCGTTGTTCAGAACGCGCTGACGCAGAGCCTTTTTGATCTCTTCTTCAGTCAGTTCTTCACCGCCCAGGTATTTCTCCATCAGCTCTTCAGAAGCTTCAGCAGCGGACTCGATCAGGTTCTGGTGCCATTCGTCAGCGAGGTCCTGCATGTCAGCCGGGATATCTTCGTATTCGAAGGTTACGCCCTGGTCTGCATCGTTCCAGTTGATGGCTTTCATTTTCACCAGGTCAACAACACCGGTGAAACCTTCTTCAGCACCAATCGCCAGCTGCAGCGGAACCGGGTTCGCGCCCAGACGGGATTTGATCTGACCAACAACTTTCAGGAAGTTCGCGCCCATGCGGTCCATTTTGTTAACGAACGCAATACGCGGAACTTTGTATTTGTTAGCCTGACGCCATACGGTTTCAGACTGCGGCTGAACACCACCAACTGCGCAGTAAACCATTACCGCACCGTCAAGGACACGCATGGAACGTTCTACTTCGATGGTGAAGTCAACGTGGCCCGGGGTGTCGATGATGTTGATACGGTGCGGTTCATACTGCTTAGCCATACCAGACCAGAATGCGGTAGTCGCAGCAGAGGTAATGGTAATACCACGCTCCTGCTCCTGCTCCATCCAGTCCATAGTTGCGGCGCCGTCATGAACTTCACCGATTTTGTGGTTTACACCGGTGTAGAACAGAATACGTTCGGTAGTAGTGGTTTTACCGGCGTCGATGTGCGCACTGATACCGATGTTACGGTAGCGTGCAATAGGTGTTGTACGAGCCATTTGATTCCTCTATTGCCTTAGGCGTTCAGGATAAGTTACCCAGAGCGGGCGGCTTACCTGAAGCGCCCGTCTGGTGACTAACATGCCGCAGGGATTACCAGCGGTAGTGTGCGAACGCCTTGTTGGCTTCTGCCATACGGTGAACGTCTTCACGTTTCTTAACTGCAGTACCTTTGTTGTCTGCAGCATCAGAAAGTTCGTTCGCCAGGCGGAGAGCCATGGATTTATCACCGCGTTTACGAGCAGCTTCAACGATCCAACGCATTGCCAGAGCATTGCGGCGAACCGGACGGACTTCAACTGGAACCTGATAAGTAGAACCACCAACGCGGCGAGACTTAACTTCTACAGTCGGGCGCACGTTTTCGAGAGCGACTTCGAAAGCTTCCAGTTCGGATTTACCAGAGCGCTGAGCCAGGGTCTCCAGCGCGCTGTATACGATAGATTCTGCAGTAGATTTTTTACCGTCTACCATCAGGATATTGACAAATTTAGCCAGCAGTTCTGATCCGAACTTCGGATCCGGCAGAATTTTACGCTGACCAATGACGCGACGACGTGGCATGGAAATACTCCGTTGTTAATTCAGGATTGTCCAAAACTCTACGAGTTTAGTTTGACATTAAAGTTAAAACGTTTGGCCTTACTTAACGGAGAACCATTAAGCCTTAGGACGCTTCACGCCATACTTGGAGCGAGCCTGCTTACGGTCTTTAACGCCGGAGCAGTCAAGCGCGCCACGCACGGTGTGGTAACGAACACCCGGAAGGTCTTTAACACGACCGCCACGGATCAGGATCACGGAGTGCTCCTGCAGGTTGTGACCTTCACCACCAATGTAGGAAGTCACTTCAAAACCGTTAGTCAGACGAACACGGCATACTTTACGCAGTGCGGAGTTCGGTTTTTTCGGAGTGGTGGTATATACACGGGTACATACACCACGTTTTTGCGGGCAAGCTTCCAGCGCCGGCACGTTGCTTTTAGCAACTTTGCGAGCGCGAGGTTTGCGAACCAGCTGGTTAACTGTTGCCATTAAATAGCTCCTGGTTTTATAGCTTTTGCTTCGTAAACACGTAATAAATCGCCCTCATATAATATGAGGACGCGGAATTTTAGGGCTGTGTTTAAAGGGTGTCAAGAAATATACAGCGTTCGCACGTTACCAGGCCATCTGGCTTGCGTGTTTTACGGTAAGTTTGACGAACTCATTATAGCTAATCGTGTCGATATTGCTCGAAATTTGAGCGGAAAGCCCTCGAGCCTCCACATCGCAGTGTAAGGCGGCAACCCGGGCGGGCGACGCCAGCAGCGCAGCGAGATAGCGGCTGTCGTTAAGCGCAGCGACCACGCCGTCCTGCATCAGAAGAAGATCGTCGCCCGGACATACAAGGCGCAGCAACGCGTTAATATCAGACTGCCAGGGCGAGCGAGAAAGCGTGTACAGCATGGCGCTCCTTAAAAAGTCAGCACGACGTCGTAATCATTGAGGCGCTCGCGCAACGCACCGGCGCTAAGCGGCTCGACATCAATGACAAAATCGTGTTTGTCGCCAAGCCCGCGCTCCTGAAGGGACGCCAGGCAAATATAGCAGCGGTCAATATCGTACAACGGCAGAACTTTAAACGTAGAGATGTAGTCGCGTCCCAGAATCGCCTGCGGGTGCTGGCCCGGCAGAATCTGAAAAACGCCGTCGCTGATAAAAAAGACGCCGATCTCTTCCGTTAACGCGGACATCGCCAGCAGCGCGTCGAGTCCTTCGCGGCCCGCCGCAGTGCCATGCGGCGCCTGGGTAAATACAAAAGCCACCTGTTTCATTAAAACTCTACCACTCTGTCACAGGTCAGCGCGGCTTCGGCAAGCGCGCCCAGGCCGCTCAGCTGAAACCCGGGCTGAAGATTGGCACCCGGCAGCCCCTGCGTACGCGCTTCATTTTCATCCGTCACGCCGCGTCGCAGCGCGGCCGCCACACAAATGTGCAGCGCGACGCCGTTTTCATCATGCAATTGTTGCCAGGCGCGCACCAGATCGAACTCGTCGCTCGCCGGCGACGTGAACTGATTGGCGTTATAGACCCCTTCCCGATAAAAAAAGACGCTCTCAAGGCTATGGCTTTCCGCCAGTAACGCTTTCGCAAACTGCAGGGCGCTGCTGGCCTGTTGCGTACCATAAGCAGGCCCGGTGACCATCAGGGCGAAGCGCATTACCGTTCGTGCCCCTGGAAATCGCCGCTTTTAAACTGGCGGATGTACAGGTACACCGTGTGCTTGGAGATATTCAGCCGGTCAGCCACCTGATTAATAGCGTCTTTAATATCAAAAATGCCTTTCTCGTAAAGGTTAAGCACAATCTGACGGTTCTTGGCGTTGTTCGAGACGTTGCGGTCCGCGTTCACCTCTTCAATGGTGAACTCCAGCGTCTGGGTCACCAGGTCTTCAACAGACGAGGCAAAGTTGACGGAAGACGGCACTTCCTGCGTTTCCGGCGGCACAAAGGTACTCATAATCTGGGAGAACGGCACATCAAGATTCATGTTAATGCACAGCAGGCCTATCACGCGGTGCTCCCGGTTACGGATGGCGATAGTGACCGATTTCATCAGAACGCCGCTTTTCGCACGGGTGAAATAGCATTTCGACACGCTGCTGTCAGCGCCGGTCATATCGTGCAGCATACGCAGCGCCAGATCGGTAATCGGCGAGCCGATTTTACGCCCCGTATGTTCGCCGTTGGCGATGCGGATTGCCGAGCATTTCAGATCCTGCAGGGAATGCAGCACAATTTCACAGTGGGAGCCGATGAGCATCGCTAACCCGTCCACGACCGCTTCGTAGGAGCGCAAAATATCAAAGTCGGTCTGTTCGAAAGGACGCTGATCCAGCAGATCGAGTTCGCTGGCCTCATTGGTTAATAGCGAATTGGACATGAAAACATACCACCCTTTACAGCGAGCCTGTCGTCTCAAGGTCTGGGCAGACTCATCATTCAGTTGTTACGTAACTCGCTAAAGTAATACAGCGGGCGCAACACTAGCCAGCTTTTATTATACGTGGCCCGGATAAAAAAAACCGCCGCCCGGAGGCGGCGGTCTGCGAAGCGTTACTTCGCTTTGGCGGCGTCGTCCGCTTTATCGCCTGCGGCGGCCTTCGGTGCGGCGTCTGCTTTCGCCGCCGGATTGATATCCAGCAGTTCTACGTCAAACACCAGGGTGGAGTTAGCCGGAATACCCGGAACGCCATTTTTGCCGTAAGCCAGCTCAGGCGGGATGACCAGCTTGATTTTGCCGCCTTTCTTGATGTTTTTCAGGCCTTCAGTCCAGCCCGGGATCACACCGTCAAGACGGAAAGAGAGCGGCTCGCCGCGTTTGTAAGAGTTATCGAACTCCTGACCGTCGATAAGCGTGCCTTTGTAGTTAACCACAACGGTGTCGCTCTCTTTCGGCGCAGCGCCGGTACCTTCTTTCTCGACTTTATACAGCAGGCCAGTAGAAGAGGTCTTCACGCCTTTCTCTTTGGCGAATTTGTCACGGAAGGCTTTGCCTTTCGTTTCGTTTTCTGTCGCGTCTTTCTCGACTTTCGCCTGAGCGGCACCTTTCACGCGCGTTTCGAAAGCCTGCAGAGTCTGCTCGATTTCCTGGTCAGAGAGTTTGCTCTTATCGGCAAACGCGTCCTGGACACCGGCGATCAGCTGGTTTTTATCCAGTTTGATGCCCAGTTTTTCCTGTTCTTTCAGGGAGTTTTCCATGTAACGGCCCAGCGAAGCACCCAGCGCGTAAGCCGATTTCTGATCGTCGTTCTGGAATGCGGCTTTGCTGTCAGCGGCAGCAGTATTCTGCTGCTGTGCGGCTGGCGCAGCAAAAGTCAGGGGCGCATTGAACGCCACAGCCATCGTGGTCGCCAGCAGCGTTACTTTAAACAGTGATTTCATCCATTATCTCCAGGGTTGGGGCCTCTCACCCCAGGGTTATCTTAAAAACGAAAGTCGTACTATAAAACGTCGCAGCGGAAATCAACATAACCACTTTTCCGTTTCGCGCGTTATTTCAGACTTAATTTGTTTAAATAAGTTTCTTTCTGATGAAGCAACCCGGCAGAATCCGGAAAAGTTGCGTAGAATCGCGACGCAAAGGGGGAAACATCATGCAAAACGAATCGACTGAACACCGCATTGCTGAGCTGGAAAGCCGGCTAGCGTTTCAGGAAACCACCATTGAAGACTTAAACGCCGCCA
Encoded proteins:
- the fusA gene encoding Elongation factor G, producing the protein MARTTPIARYRNIGISAHIDAGKTTTTERILFYTGVNHKIGEVHDGAATMDWMEQEQERGITITSAATTAFWSGMAKQYEPHRINIIDTPGHVDFTIEVERSMRVLDGAVMVYCAVGGVQPQSETVWRQANKYKVPRIAFVNKMDRMGANFLKVVGQIKSRLGANPVPLQLAIGAEEGFTGVVDLVKMKAINWNDADQGVTFEYEDIPADMQDLADEWHQNLIESAAEASEELMEKYLGGEELTEEEIKKALRQRVLNNEIILVTCGSAFKNKGVQAMLDAVIDYLPSPVDVPAINGILDDGKDTPAERHASDEEPFSALAFKIATDPFVGNLTFFRVYSGVVNSGDTILNSVKSARERFGRIVQMHANKREEIKEVRAGDIAAAIGLKDVTTGDTLCNPDHPIILERMEFPEPVISIAVEPKTKADQEKMGLALGRLAKEDPSFRVWTDEESNQTIIAGMGELHLDIIVDRMKREFNVEANVGKPQVAYREAIRAKVTDVEGKHAKQSGGRGQYGHVVIDMYPLEPGSNPKGYEFINDIKGGVIPGEYIPAVDKGIQEQLKSGPLAGYPVVDMGVRLHFGSYHDVDSSELAFKLAASIAFKEGFKKAKPVLLEPIMKVEVETPEENTGDVIGDLSRRRGMLRGQESEVTGVKIHAEVPLSEMFGYATQLRSLTKGRASYTMEFLKYDDAPNNVAQAVIEARGK
- the rpsG gene encoding 30S ribosomal protein S7 is translated as MPRRRVIGQRKILPDPKFGSELLAKFVNILMVDGKKSTAESIVYSALETLAQRSGKSELEAFEVALENVRPTVEVKSRRVGGSTYQVPVEVRPVRRNALAMRWIVEAARKRGDKSMALRLANELSDAADNKGTAVKKREDVHRMAEANKAFAHYRW
- the rpsL gene encoding 30S ribosomal protein S12, with protein sequence MATVNQLVRKPRARKVAKSNVPALEACPQKRGVCTRVYTTTPKKPNSALRKVCRVRLTNGFEVTSYIGGEGHNLQEHSVILIRGGRVKDLPGVRYHTVRGALDCSGVKDRKQARSKYGVKRPKA
- the tusB gene encoding Protein tusB; protein product: MLYTLSRSPWQSDINALLRLVCPGDDLLLMQDGVVAALNDSRYLAALLASPARVAALHCDVEARGLSAQISSNIDTISYNEFVKLTVKHASQMAW
- the tusC gene encoding Protein tusC; amino-acid sequence: MKQVAFVFTQAPHGTAAGREGLDALLAMSALTEEIGVFFISDGVFQILPGQHPQAILGRDYISTFKVLPLYDIDRCYICLASLQERGLGDKHDFVIDVEPLSAGALRERLNDYDVVLTF
- the tusD gene encoding Sulfurtransferase tusD; amino-acid sequence: MRFALMVTGPAYGTQQASSALQFAKALLAESHSLESVFFYREGVYNANQFTSPASDEFDLVRAWQQLHDENGVALHICVAAALRRGVTDENEARTQGLPGANLQPGFQLSGLGALAEAALTCDRVVEF
- the yheO gene encoding Uncharacterized protein yheO → MSNSLLTNEASELDLLDQRPFEQTDFDILRSYEAVVDGLAMLIGSHCEIVLHSLQDLKCSAIRIANGEHTGRKIGSPITDLALRMLHDMTGADSSVSKCYFTRAKSGVLMKSVTIAIRNREHRVIGLLCINMNLDVPFSQIMSTFVPPETQEVPSSVNFASSVEDLVTQTLEFTIEEVNADRNVSNNAKNRQIVLNLYEKGIFDIKDAINQVADRLNISKHTVYLYIRQFKSGDFQGHER
- the fkpA gene encoding FKBP-type peptidyl-prolyl cis-trans isomerase fkpA, producing MKSLFKVTLLATTMAVAFNAPLTFAAPAAQQQNTAAADSKAAFQNDDQKSAYALGASLGRYMENSLKEQEKLGIKLDKNQLIAGVQDAFADKSKLSDQEIEQTLQAFETRVKGAAQAKVEKDATENETKGKAFRDKFAKEKGVKTSSTGLLYKVEKEGTGAAPKESDTVVVNYKGTLIDGQEFDNSYKRGEPLSFRLDGVIPGWTEGLKNIKKGGKIKLVIPPELAYGKNGVPGIPANSTLVFDVELLDINPAAKADAAPKAAAGDKADDAAKAK